The Callithrix jacchus isolate 240 chromosome X, calJac240_pri, whole genome shotgun sequence genome contains a region encoding:
- the LOC144581096 gene encoding histone H2B type F-M-like, which yields MAEPSSKPTSEEDQSPQEPKEASSAMAQKQEKRGRRGSGRHHAGCGGDSFQDGFVTYFPSALNQVHQGLSLSPEALSVMECMIRDILDRIATEAGQLARYAKRVTITPWDIQIAVRLLLPGKTGKCAELQGTNAVLRTSLCALWKQRK from the exons ATGGCTGAGCCTTCCTCTAAGCCAACCTCTGAGGAAGACCAGAGCCCCCAGGAACCCAAAGAGGCCAGCTCCGCGATGGCCCAGAAGCAGGAGAAACGAGGGCGCCGAGGGTCCGGCAGGCACCACGCCGGTTGCGGCGGGGACAGCTTTCAGGACGGCTTCGTCACCTATTTCCCCTCGGCGCTGAACCAGGTTCACCAGGGTCTCAGCCTTTCCCCAGAGGCCCTCAGTGTCATGGAGTGTATGATTCGTGACATACTGGACCGCATCGCCACTGAGGCTGGTCAACTGGCTCGCTACGCCAAGCGGGTGACCATCACCCCCTGGGACATCCAGATCGCCGTGCGACTGCTGCTCCCGGGGAAGACGGGCAAGTGTGCGGAGTTACAGGGCACGAATGCCGTCCTCAG AACTTCATTATGTGCGTTATGGAAACAGAGAAAGTGA